In the Limanda limanda chromosome 1, fLimLim1.1, whole genome shotgun sequence genome, one interval contains:
- the ppwd1 gene encoding peptidylprolyl isomerase domain and WD repeat-containing protein 1 — protein MAESENNVDLKRKAEESPVEEGNGEEEEWVGPMPNEATQTKKRKVLEYERVYLANLPSAAMYERSYMHRDVISHIVCSKTDFIITASQDGHVKFWKKREDEGIEFVKHFRSHLGFLECIAVSAEGALFCSVGDDQAMKVFDVVNFDMINMLKMGFHPGQCEWIYNPGDAISTVACSEKTTGKIFVYDGRGGGEVLHVFDKMHSSPLAQMRLNPKFRVIVSADKAGMLEYWTGLPSDFKFPRHVDWEFKTDTDLYEFAKHKTYPTSLTFSSDGRKMATIATDRKVRIFRFLTGKLTRVFDESLSMFTELQQMRQQLPDMEFGRRMASERELEKVDGIRLTNIIFDETGHFVLYGTMLGIKVINVETNRCVRILGKLENIRVVQLSLFQGVAKASQVAPTVEMKASDNPALDNVMPDPTIFCTAFKKNRFYMFSKREPEDTKGADSDRDIFNEKPSKEEVMAATQAEGPKRVSDSAIIHTTMGDIHIKLFPVECPKTVENFCVHSRNSYFNGHIFHRVIKGFMIQTGDPTGTGMGGESIWGGEFEDEFHATLRHDRPYTLSMANGGPGTNGSQFFITVVPTPWLDNKHTVFGRCTKGMEAVQRISNVKINPKTDKPYEDISIINITIK, from the exons ATGGCGGAGTCAGAAAACAATGTGGATTTAAAACGAAAAGCAGAGGAAAGTCCGGTGGAAGAAGGAAAtggggaagaggaagaatggGTCGGCCCGATGCCCAACGAAGCCACACAaaccaagaaaagaaaag ttttggaATATGAGCGCGTCTACCTGGCCAACTTGCCTTCAGCTGCCATGTACGAGAGGAGCTACATGCACAGAGACGTGATCTCGCACATAGTTTGCTCCAA gACAGACTTCATCATCACAGCCAGCCAGGACGGCCATGTCAAGTtctggaagaagagagaggacgAGGGAATAGAGTTCGTCAAACATTTCCGGAGTCATCTCG GTTTCTTGGAGTGCATCGCAGTCAGTGCTGAAGGggctctgttctgttctgtcgGTGATGATCAGGCCATGAAAGTATTTGATGTTGTCAATTTTGACATGATCAATATGCTGAAGATGGG CTTTCATCCAGGTCAGTGTGAGTGGATCTATAACCCCGGAGATGCCATTTCCACAGTGGCCTGCTCAGAAAAAACCACAGGGAAGATCTTTGTGTATGACGGACGGGGAGGCGGCGAAGTCCTCCATGTCTTCGACAAAATGCATTCCTCGCCGCTGGCCCAAATGCGCCTAAATCCCAAATTTAGAGTCATCGTTTCTGCAGACAAAGCGGGGATGCTGGAGTACTGGACCGGTCTTCCAAGTGATTTCAAGTTCCCCAGACATGTGGACTGGGAattcaaaacagacacagatttgTATGAAtttgcaaaacacaaaacctatCCCACCAGCCTTACGTTTTCTTCGGATGGGAGGAAGATGGCCACAATTGCCACTGACAGGAAAGTCAGGATCTTCCGTTTTCTGACAGGAAAACTGACGAGGGTGTTTGATGAATCATTATCG ATGTTCACAGAGCTGCAACAGATGAGGCAGCAGCTGCCTGACATGGAGTTTGGGCGAAGAATGGCTTcggagagagagctggagaaagTGGACGGTATCCGGTTGACAAATATCATCTTTGATGAGACCGGCCACTTTGTGCTCTACGGGACCATGCTGGGCATCAAGGTCATCAATGTGGAAACCAACAG ATGTGTGCGGATCCTCGGGAAGCTGGAGAACATTCGTGTGGTCCAGCTTAGTTTGTTTCAGGGCGTCGCAAAGGCCTCGCAGGTGGCTCCCACTGTGGAGATGAAGGCATCTGATAATCCGGCCTTAGATAACGTAATGCCTGACCCCACCATATTCTGCACAGCCTTCAAGAAGAACCGCTTCTACATG TTCTCCAAAAGAGAACCGGAGGATACAAAGGGCGCAGATTCAGACCGAGACATCTTTAACGAGAAACCTTCCAAGGAAGAGGTCATGGCTGCGACTCAGGCCGAGGGCCCCAAGAGAGTGTCTGACAGTGCCATCATCCACACCACCATGGGAGACATCCACATCAAGCTCTTCCCAGTAGA ATGCCCCAAAACAGTGGAGAACTTCTGTGTTCACAGCAGGAATAGCTACTTTAACGGTCACATATTCCACAGAGTAATCAAG GGCTTTATGATCCAGACAGGAGACCCCACAGGCACAGGCATGGGAGGAGAGAGCATCTGGGGAGGAGAGTTTGAGGACGAGTTCCACGCTACGCTGAGGCACGACCGCCCGTACACGCTCAGTATGGCAAATGGAGGCCCCGGCACCAACGGCTCCCAGTTTTTCATCACTGTCGTGCCCACT CCGTGGCTCGACAACAAGCACACTGTGTTTGGGAGATGTACAAAAGGCATGGAGGCCGTCCAGAGGATCTCCAATGTCAAAATTAACCCCAAGACCGACAAACCATACGAAGACATCAGCATCATCAACATAACCATCAAGTGA